One part of the Eucalyptus grandis isolate ANBG69807.140 chromosome 10, ASM1654582v1, whole genome shotgun sequence genome encodes these proteins:
- the LOC104421269 gene encoding tRNA dimethylallyltransferase 2 produces the protein MGPTGSGKSRLAIDLASHFPVEVVNADSMQVYRGLDVLTNKVPLDQQQGVPHHLLGTVSPNVEFTAKAFRDAAVPLIDEILSRNKLPVIVGGTNYYIQALVTPFLLDDSKDHMNNGHLDETPGDEHDDCEVDFNRDREAPTFDRLKDIDPVAAQRIHPNNQRKVNQYLNLYAQSGLLPSELFQSRTLENWGRVENSKYDCCFICVDACLPFLDQYVEQRVDCMMEAGLLNEVCDIYCPNSNYTQGLRQAIGVREFEDFLQVYIGDAGDSETSSFHDKSMLKENIGLILASLPTNKLKVLLQEAVDKFKLNTRRLVRRQKRRVRRLQTLFGWNIHYVDATEAISCRSEDSWIKQVVQPSVQCIRSFYEERVSIVPDDEAPKGSATNLLQRDLWTQYICKACGDRVLRGAHEWEQHKQGRAHRKRSARLRKSLNQGLVTVAEQQQR, from the exons ATGGGCCCCACAGGCTCCGGCAAGTCGCGCCTGGCCATCGACCTGGCGTCCCACTTCCCCGTCGAGGTCGTCAACGCCGACTCCATGCAGGTCTACCGCGGCCTCGACGTGCTCACCAACAAGGTCCCCCTCGATCAACAGCAAG GCGTGCCGCATCATCTTTTGGGCACCGTGAGCCCGAACGTGGAGTTCACGGCCAAGGCGTTTAGGGACGCTGCTGTTCCT CTCATTGATGAGATCTTGTCTCGAAATAAGTTGCCGGTCATCGTTGGGGGTACAAATTACTACATCCAG GCTCTCGTGACTCCGTTTCTTCTGGATGATTCAAAGGATCACATGAATAACGGCCATTTAGATGAAACTCCTG GTGATGAGCATGACGATTGCGAAGTTGACTTCAATAGAGACAGGGAGGCTCCCACCTTCGATCGCTTGAAAGACATTGATCCAGTTGCTGCACAAAGAATTCATCCGAATAACCAGAGAAAA GTCAATCAATATCTTAATTTGTATGCTCAATCAGGGCTCCTTCCCAGTGAACTATTTCAGAGCAGAACTTTAGAG AACTGGGGGCGTGTTGAGAATTCAAAGTACGATTGCTGTTTTATATGTGTGGATGCATGTCTTCCTTTTCTCGATCAATATGTGGAGCAAAGAGTTGACTGCATGATGGAAGCTGGATTGCTTAATGAAGTCTGCGACATCTACTGCCCTAACTCAAATTACACTCAAGGTCTGCGCCAAGCAATTGGGGTTCGAGAATTTGAGGATTTTCTGCAGGTTTACATTGGTGACGCTGGCGACTCTGAAACAAGCAGTTTTCATGATAAGAGTATGTTGAAAGAAAACATTGGGTTGATCTTGGCATCCCTGCCGACAAATAAACTAAAAGTGTTATTACAAGAAGCCGTTGACAAGTTTAAACTAAACACTCGAAGACTTGTGCGTCGACAG AAAAGGAGGGTCCGTCGACTACAGACATTGTTTGGGTGGAACATCCATTATGTGGATGCAACAGAAGCTATCTCAT GTCGGTCAGAAGACTCCTGGATCAAGCAAGTAGTTCAACCTTCCGTGCAGTGTATAAGATCTTTCTATGAAGAGAGAGTGAGCATCGTGCCTGATGATGAAGCCCCAAAAGGCTCTGCTACTAATCTTCTGCAAAGAGACTTGTGGACTCAATATATTTGCAAA GCCTGTGGCGATCGTGTGCTAAGAGGAGCACATGAATGGGAACAACACAAGCAGGGCCGAGCTCATCGAAAACGAAGTGCACGGTTGAGAAAGTCTCTAAATCAAGGCTTGGTCACTGTAGCGGAACAACAACAACGGTAG
- the LOC120289014 gene encoding UDP-glucosyltransferase 29-like: MAAPNSRITSPQQRSILAKLIGKEVVAVTPLNRELAGGDARDDEGEIMGWLEGRERGSVVFVSFGSEYFLSKEEMEEMARGLELASEEVGFVWVVRFPGGDGETVSLVEALPEGFLERTEDRGMVVQGWAPQAKILMHPSIGGFVSHCGWSSALEAIVFGVPIIAMSMHLDQPLNSKLVADLGIGVEVQREDGRFRGEDVAKAIKQVVVQEEGEQVRRRAKELSARIRERREEETSVVMKKLERLFGEEQLLILARL, translated from the exons ATGGCTGCACCCAACTCGCGGATCACCAGTCCACAACAGCGAAGCATCCTCGCCAAGCTCATCGGTAAGGAGGTTGTTGCCGTCACGCCTCTGAATCGAGAACTGGCCGGAGGCGATGCTAGAGATGATGAGGGGGAGATAATGGGGTGGctggaggggagggagaggggcTCGGTGGTGTTCGTGTCGTTCGGGAGCGAGTACTTCCTATcgaaggaggagatggaggagatggcGCGCGGGCTGGAGCTTGCGAGCGAAGAAGTGGGGTTCGTGTGGGTGGTGAGGTTTCCTGGAGGAGACGGGGAGACGGTGAGCCTCGTTGAAGCTTTGCCTGAAGGGTTCTTGGAGAGGACAGAGGATAGAGGCATGGTGGTCCAAGGATGGGCTCCTCAGGCCAAGATCCTCATGCACCCGAGCATAG GTGGGTTTGTGAGTCACTGCGGTTGGAGCTCAGCATTGGAAGCAATTGTCTTCGGCGTACCCATCATAGCCATGTCAATGCACCTTGATCAGCCCTTGAACAGCAAACTGGTGGCAGATCTTGGGATTGGCGTGGAGGTCCAGAGAGAAGACGGCAGGTTCCGGGGGGAGGATGTGGCGAAAGCGATCAAGCAAGTGGTGGTTCAAGAAGAAGGCGAGCAAGTCCGGAGAAGGGCCAAGGAACTGAGTGCGAGGATCAGGGAGAGGCGAGAGGAGGAGACGAGCGTAGTGATGAAGAAGCTGGAACGACTTTTTGGAGAAGAACAACTTTTGATCTTGGCGAGACTGTGA
- the LOC120289164 gene encoding flavanone 7-O-glucoside 2''-O-beta-L-rhamnosyltransferase-like, translating to MPSLKSAFDTAGPAFSDLIDALKPDSVIYDFLQPWALKAAREWGLPGVASLFLPCSAAAVSFLTLHSMDPDGEYPFSPLRVERSESDKIMQFVHNKANGTKDMDRLLESIRRSEGAILIKTCREIEGKYVDYLAKLVGKEVIAVGPLIQEPAAGDARDDEGEIMRWLEERESGSVVFVSFRSECFLSKEEMEEVAHGLELASEEAGFVWVVRLSGGDGERVSVEALPEGFQERTKDRGMVVGFVSHCRWGSTLEAIVFGIPIIAMPMHLDQPLNAKLVADLGVGMEVRREDSRFKREEVAKVIKQVVIQEEGEQVRKRAKELSARIRERQEEETSAVMKKLEQLFGKQNDF from the exons ATGCCCTCCCTCAAATCTGCCTTTGACACTGCTGGCCCGGCCTTCTCCGACCTCATCGATGCTCTCAAACCCGACTCGGTCATCTACGACTTCCTCCAGCCCTGGGCCCTGAAAGCAGCTCGCGAATGGGGGCTCCCCGGGGTGGCGTCCCTCTTCTTGCCCTGCAGTGCAGCGGCGGTGTCATTCCTAACCCTCCACAGCATGGACCCAGACGGAGAGTACCCCTTCTCACCGCTGAGGGTCGAGAGGAGCGAGAGCGATAAGATCATGCAGTTCGTACACAACAAGGCCAATGGCACGAAGGACATGGACCGGCTCTTAGAGAGTATCAGGAGGTCTGAGGGCGCGATCCTGATCAAGACATGCAGAGAGATCGAGGGCAAGTACGTGGACTACCTCGCCAAGCTTGTTGGCAAGGAGGTCATCGCTGTCGGGCCTCTGATTCAAGAACCGGCAGCAGGCGATGCCAGAGATGATGAAGGGGAGATAATGAGGTGgctggaggagagagagagcggctCGGTGGTGTTCGTGTCGTTCAGGAGCGAGTGCTTCCTTTcgaaggaggagatggaggaggtggCACATGGGCTGGAGCTGGCGAGCGAAGAAGCGGGGTTCGTGTGGGTGGTGAGGTTATCAGGAGGAGACGGGGAGAGGGTGAGTGTTGAAGCTTTGCCTGAAGGGTTCCAGGAGAGGACCAAGGACAGAGGCATGGTG GTGGGTTTTGTAAGTCACTGCCGTTGGGGCTCAACATTGGAGGCAATAGTCTTTGGCATACCCATCATAGCCATGCCGATGCACCTCGATCAGCCCTTAAACGCCAAACTGGTGGCAGATCTTGGGGTTGGCATGGAGGTCCGGAGAGAAGACAGCAGGTTCAAGAGGGAGGAGGTGGCAAAAGTGATCAAGCAAGTGGTGATTCAAGAAGAAGGGGAGCAAGTCCGGAAAAGGGCCAAGGAACTGAGTGCGAGGATAAGGGAGAGGCAAGAGGAAGAGACGAGCGCGGTGATGAAGAAACTGGAACAACTTTTTGGAAAACAGAACGACTTTTAA